In the genome of bacterium SCSIO 12827, the window CGCACAGATCATCATCGAGAAATCCTGGGCGCGGGCATCTATCCTGCAATCGCGGCCGGGCGCCGCCTATTTGACGATCCGCAATACCGGCACGAAACCGGACCGGCTTTTGAAAGTCACTTCACCAGCTGCAGGCATGGTGATGATCCATGAATCCAAACTCGCGGGCGGCGTTGCGCAAATGCAGGAACGCAACGAGGTGATCATTCAACCAGAAGCCGAAGTGATCTTCCGCCCGGGCGGGCTGCACCTCATGCTCATGGATTTGCACGAGAAGCTACGGAAGGGAGAAACGCTGGCTCTGGCTTTGGAGTTCGAGCACGCCGGAATAATCAACGTCACCATGCCGATCCTCGGGCTCGGGGCATCTGGTCCGGAATGATGCAAGTCGCAAACTATTCCGCGAAGGTTCATGCAATGCGATTTACTGACGGATGTTTTCATGGAGTGCAAAACGCTTTGATGCAAAATGGCCAAGCTGTAGTAGGTTTATCGGACTCTCTCCTCTCTCCAATCTGCCTCTACCACGACGAGTATTTCACGGACCATTCAGACCGGGCCTGCAGAATGATCTGCGCGGCCGACCAAAGGAACAGCCCCGCCATGATCGCCGCAACGATTAAGTCGGGCCAGGCTGTATCTGTGAACCAAACGCCTGCCGCCGCCAGCATGACAGCCACGTTGCCGATGGCATCGTTGCGACTGCAGAGCCAGACGGAGCGGACATTCGCATCCCCGTCTTTAAATCGCCTCAACAAGAGGACACTGATAATATTGGCGGCCAGCGCCATGAAACCGATTGCGCCCATGATTGTCGCCGAAGGCATACCCAGAATTAGGACCTGGTAGGCTGTGGAGGCGAATATCCAAAACCCCATAGCCGCAAGGCTGAGCCCTTTCGCGAGCGCTGCCATTGCCCGAATTCTGAGAGACATGCCAATCACGTATAGGCTGATGGCGTAGGTCGCTGTGTCGCCCAGGAAATCCAGCGCATCCGCCTGCAATGCCTTGGACCCGGCAAATGCCCCCGCAGCCATTTCAACGATGAACATCACGCCGTTAATGGCGATGACTGCCCACAGGGCGCGCTTGAAGGCCTTCGATGCACCGTCAAACTTGGCATCCTGGCCGCAACAACTAGCACTCATGTTTCTACTCCGATCAACCGGCAATGGGCGGCGTTTATGGCCATCCGGGGTTTTGATTTCTCCGTTGTCATAATGCTACGATCTACAATGATTGTAGGAGCAAGGTAAAATCGAATGGCGACTGAAAGACTCTCTATTGGAGATTTAGCGAGGCGTGCCGGATGCACGGTCCAGATTATCCGGCACTATGAAAAAGTTGGTCTGTTGCCTGAAGCACGGCGTACCGACGGCAACCGTCGCATTTACTCCGAAGATCAAGCATCTCGGCTGGTTTTCATTCGCCATAGTAGGGAGCTGGGCTTCAGTCTGGACGATATTAGGCAATTGTTGTCGTTCTCTGACCGACCGGACCAATCGTGCGAACAGGTGGACGCTCTGGCTAGAAAGCATCTGGGCAACGTTCAGGAACGGCTTGCACGCCTACGATCAATGGAACGGGAGCTCAAACGCATGATCAGTCAGTGCGGCGGTGGAAATGTGGCAGAATGTCGAATTATCGAGGTTTTGGCCGACCATTCGAAATGTTTGAGTAACAATCATCTAACCCATTAAACGCAAACTTCACGTTTCCTGACCCTTATAACACCGGTCATGTCTGACGCGCATGACACCCTTGCTTGCATAGTTCGTGATCCGCGATAACCAAACTTCGAAACCGTATGTGTTAGGTTTTAAATGATACCGAGCCTTGCGCTAGATACCTATGTCCGCAAGGGGCTTTCGACCGTAGACCGAGTAGAATTGGCTCGAGCAATTGACGGTATTAAGTGATCAGCAGGGGAGGGTTACCGTTGCAGCCAACCCAGAGGGTTCTCGGTTGCACAATGTTACAGTGCCGCCATGATTTTCGATGATCGTTTTAGCCAGGCTTAGGCCAAGTCCCGTGCCTTCTGAGTTTTCGGAACGTGACCGGTCGCAGCGATAAAAAGGTTCGAACACGCGCTCCATTTCTGCATCGGGTATGCCAGGGCCATTGTCCTCAATATGGACGAATATCCGAGTATCGACACGCTCAAGAAACACCCTAACTCTATGCCCATAGCGCAGGCCGTTGTCGATCAAATTACTAAATGCTCGGCGCAGGGCCACCGGTTGCCCATGGACGACGGTTTGTCCTGAAAGCTGCGTGGCTGTTATGTCGTTGCTCATGTCAGACGCGTCGTCGCAAATGGCGTGTATCAAAGCGCCGAGATCGATATCCTGCCGCTCCTCCAAATCAAAAGCCTGCCTTGCCAAGCCCAGAGTTGTTGAGATGATCGTTTCCATCTCGGATACCGAAGACAGCAGCCGCGTCTTCTCTTCGGATGAAGGCAGCGCCTCGCCCCGGAGTTTAATCAGCGACAAAGGCGTCCGGAGATCGTGGGATAATGCACCCATCATTTCCGTTCGGCTCTGGATCATTTTCCTGATCTGATTCTGCATCTCATTGAACGCGGCGGCGACTTCGCGAACTTCTGCAGCACCCTTGTCCGGCATCGGTGGTGCATGAATGTCAGATGCAAATCTCCGAGCAGCGCGGGCAAATACATCCAAGGGCGAGAGCATGCGCCGTACAACCCACATTGAAATTAGAATAATCGAAAAGGTCATAACCCCGACGGTGGTTAATGATGGGCTCCAAAGTTCCGTCGGAAATTCGGGAATCACATATGCGATGTTTAGCCACCCACCACTGTTCAAGGGTACGGACATTCTTACGTTCAGATGGACAGGTAAGCGGTAAACAGTTCGAAGAACATGCAGGAACCATTCGCTGATCGTGTCTCTGTGGAGAGAGGCGGACACCGGTGGTCTTTCGACCATGTTGATTCGTACATTCGCCATTTCATTTGAATGGGCTTCGCGTTTTATGTGCTCCCGAAAAACTTGATCGTAAGGGGAGCGATAAGGTTCATCCGAAAAAATCGGGTCGCCACTCAACGATGCGCGCAGATGGGGTTCATTCAAGGTGTTTACGATATCAAACCGCCAAGCGGTATTTGATGAGGCGACAGTATGTGTGACATGCGCAAAGGTCTGCGCTGTCGTGCGCAAGCTTAGATGAATGAGTGCGTCGAGCCGGTCTCTCGAGTAATGGAACAGCCCGATAAGGTAGGCTGTCGTGAGACCGAGGATAACCATGATGATGGTCTGTGTTGTCAGAGAGCGGATACGCATGCTTTTACTCTCGCGTCACTTCGGATGAGAGAACGTATCCTCCTCCCCAGACGGTTTTGATGATGGTCGGATTTTTTGGATCTTGTTCAATCTTGCGTCTGAGCCTGCTGACTTGTGTGTCGATGCTGCGGTCGAAAGCAACAGAATCACGACCGCGGGCGAGATCCAACAACTGTTCGCGGGAGAGTACGCGGTTCGGACGTTGAACCAACACTTGAAGCAGGCTGAATTCGCCGGTGCTCAACGGTACAATGACGTTGTCAGCCGCGATCAGTTCGCGGCGTTCTACATCCAGGCGCCAGCCGTTGAACTCATAGACCTTACTTGGCTCGTTAGGAGTAGAGGCCGGCTCTCGGTCTAACCTTCTGAGTACGGCTTGTACGCGAGCTATGAGTTCAAGTGTACTGAACGGCTTGGGCAGATAGTCATCCGCACCCATCTTGAGGCCTAAAACGCGGTCGAGTTCCTCGCCTTTAGCGCTGATGATGATTACAGGCGTTGTGGCTTTCGAGCGAAGATCGCGGCAAAGAGTCAATCCATCGTCACCAGGTAACATGACATCGAGAATGATTAAATCTACGCGCTCGTTATCGAGCGCCTTGTTCATTTCTTTGCCATCACCTGCGACGGATACACGGTAGCCTTCTTTTCTCAAGGCCTTGCCCACGAGTTCTCGCATTTCTCGGTTGTCTTCGACGACGAGAATTTTCGGTGTCATTTCCATATTCGTTTCTTCTGCCATCAGGGAAAATTTGTGACTTCAGTGAATGTCTAGATAGAACTGTCAGGCTTCCAGTAACTGGAGGGTCAACAGAATTAGACCCGTCTGTGGAAATATTGTGCGCTTGCGATCTGATGGTCGAAGGAAAGAATGTGACAAAAAGTTTCAGTCCCGGTTTCTGAAACGTTTTGTCACAAAAAATCACAGGCTCGAAAAACTTCAGTGGCATTTCCAAGGCGTACTCCTCCTCTGTTCAACATCTCGAATGAGGAGGCTGTTAAATTGAAGAACTTTACCAAGACTGCTTTGAAATCCTGCACATCGCTCTCCCTTGCGGGTGCTGCTTTGTTTGCGTTTTCTGCTCCAGCAGAAGCAGGGTCGATCAAGAACGGAAATGCGACCGATCTCATCGTTTACGGCCAAGTGAACCGCACTTTTATGGTTTACAATGACGGTGAGGAGACCGGTTATCGCAATATGGATGGCGATGCGGGCTCAACCCGTTTCGGCCTAAAGGCGACGGGCAAGGTCAATGAGTCGGTTTCCGTCGGCGCCCGGTTGGAAGCGGAACTGCAATCCAACGACCCAGCTACAATCAGCCAGGCAACCGAAAGTGACAGCACCAGTGGCTTCACGGAACGCCTTGCCTTCATTTATGTCGACCACAAACAATTCGGCAAACTAACCATGGGGCAGGCTTCCGCGGTATCCGATGGAATGTCCGATGGGTTGGACCTTGGTTATGTGGCTGGTGCGTTTGACGGGGTGGAGACCGGAAGACGAAGCGTCAATGCAGTTTTGTTCCGCGAAGACAACGCTGGTGCCGCTCTTAGCAGCAGAAAGATCGGCAATTTTTTCGGAACGTTCGACCGTGGCCGTCAAGACCAGATCAACTATGTCAGCCCGAACATCAACGGCCTCAAGCTCGAAGCGGGTTTATATGACGCGGGTGATTGGGGAGCGGGTGTTCTCTATGACAACAAATTCGGTGCGTTCAAAGTCCGTGGCCGGGCGTTTTTTGAAAGCCTGACAGGATCGAGCACGAATGAAGGTGCCTGGCAAATTGGCGGTTCCGTGAAGCATGACAGCGGGATTTCATTGACCGGTGTTTATGGTCAGAGTCTTGCAGTGGAAGGAGCGGAGGAGGATACCCGTTGGGCGGCCACCGTCGGCTATACCGCCAATTTGAATGCACTCGGGGCCACCGGGGTTGGTGTGAACGTTTCGGGCAGCCAAGACCGTACGGTTGTCGGCAGTGAAGCAATTGCTGTTGGATTTGGGGTTAATCAACAGATCAAGGCTGCAGGTGCCAACATATATGGCAACGTTGCTTTTTGGGACGTTGATCTGCCTTCGAGTGAAACCCAACTCGACCAGGTCGTGACAATGCTGGTTGGTATGCAGGTCAAATTCTGAATGCCGTACGGCGGGGTGTTCCAATTCTCCGCGATTCACGACAAGCAAATCCAGGAAGCGGTCGTCCTTCGGGGCGGCCGTTTTTCTTTATATCTACTTGCTTCACGATTCTTGTGACGAAATTTGTCAATGCGCGGATCAGAAAACTTCCGTCACAAGAATCCTAGTTTCCGGCAAAGTTGTGAAACAGGTGTGTGGTTTGTTGTGGGTATCAACCAACCACACACAAGGAGACTTTGACATGAACAACTTGACTGACACGATCTTGAAAACCCGCACTCCGTTCTATGCCATGGCGTTCGTGGCCTTGCTTGGTTTTTCCGGTGCCAATGGCGCACAAGCAGCCGAGTATCAGGAAGATTCCTCGATCATCACTGAACCGGCACATGCCCATGGCGAGAGCCATATCCATGACGCCCAGCCGTTGAAGAAGGCGGCAGAGTATCAGGAAGGATCTTCGGTTGTTACTGAGACGGCAAGTTCAGATGGGATGTCCCACATCCATGAAAACGAGTCGTTGGACCAACGTGCAGGAGACTGAGCGTTTATCAAAGCTTTGTGCGAGAGCGGGGGCTGTTACAGG includes:
- a CDS encoding copper chaperone PCu(A)C; its protein translation is MNPLKLSLVTFIAAVMLVSPIRALNAGDAQIIIEKSWARASILQSRPGAAYLTIRNTGTKPDRLLKVTSPAAGMVMIHESKLAGGVAQMQERNEVIIQPEAEVIFRPGGLHLMLMDLHEKLRKGETLALALEFEHAGIINVTMPILGLGASGPE
- a CDS encoding cation transporter; the protein is MSASCCGQDAKFDGASKAFKRALWAVIAINGVMFIVEMAAGAFAGSKALQADALDFLGDTATYAISLYVIGMSLRIRAMAALAKGLSLAAMGFWIFASTAYQVLILGMPSATIMGAIGFMALAANIISVLLLRRFKDGDANVRSVWLCSRNDAIGNVAVMLAAAGVWFTDTAWPDLIVAAIMAGLFLWSAAQIILQARSEWSVKYSSW
- a CDS encoding helix-turn-helix domain-containing protein produces the protein MATERLSIGDLARRAGCTVQIIRHYEKVGLLPEARRTDGNRRIYSEDQASRLVFIRHSRELGFSLDDIRQLLSFSDRPDQSCEQVDALARKHLGNVQERLARLRSMERELKRMISQCGGGNVAECRIIEVLADHSKCLSNNHLTH
- a CDS encoding HAMP domain-containing protein, yielding MRIRSLTTQTIIMVILGLTTAYLIGLFHYSRDRLDALIHLSLRTTAQTFAHVTHTVASSNTAWRFDIVNTLNEPHLRASLSGDPIFSDEPYRSPYDQVFREHIKREAHSNEMANVRINMVERPPVSASLHRDTISEWFLHVLRTVYRLPVHLNVRMSVPLNSGGWLNIAYVIPEFPTELWSPSLTTVGVMTFSIILISMWVVRRMLSPLDVFARAARRFASDIHAPPMPDKGAAEVREVAAAFNEMQNQIRKMIQSRTEMMGALSHDLRTPLSLIKLRGEALPSSEEKTRLLSSVSEMETIISTTLGLARQAFDLEERQDIDLGALIHAICDDASDMSNDITATQLSGQTVVHGQPVALRRAFSNLIDNGLRYGHRVRVFLERVDTRIFVHIEDNGPGIPDAEMERVFEPFYRCDRSRSENSEGTGLGLSLAKTIIENHGGTVTLCNREPSGLAATVTLPC
- a CDS encoding response regulator: MEMTPKILVVEDNREMRELVGKALRKEGYRVSVAGDGKEMNKALDNERVDLIILDVMLPGDDGLTLCRDLRSKATTPVIIISAKGEELDRVLGLKMGADDYLPKPFSTLELIARVQAVLRRLDREPASTPNEPSKVYEFNGWRLDVERRELIAADNVIVPLSTGEFSLLQVLVQRPNRVLSREQLLDLARGRDSVAFDRSIDTQVSRLRRKIEQDPKNPTIIKTVWGGGYVLSSEVTRE
- a CDS encoding porin, with protein sequence MKNFTKTALKSCTSLSLAGAALFAFSAPAEAGSIKNGNATDLIVYGQVNRTFMVYNDGEETGYRNMDGDAGSTRFGLKATGKVNESVSVGARLEAELQSNDPATISQATESDSTSGFTERLAFIYVDHKQFGKLTMGQASAVSDGMSDGLDLGYVAGAFDGVETGRRSVNAVLFREDNAGAALSSRKIGNFFGTFDRGRQDQINYVSPNINGLKLEAGLYDAGDWGAGVLYDNKFGAFKVRGRAFFESLTGSSTNEGAWQIGGSVKHDSGISLTGVYGQSLAVEGAEEDTRWAATVGYTANLNALGATGVGVNVSGSQDRTVVGSEAIAVGFGVNQQIKAAGANIYGNVAFWDVDLPSSETQLDQVVTMLVGMQVKF